The genomic DNA ACACCCACACCAAGGTATCGATGGCGGTTTGGGCGAGCACCTTGGGCTCTTTGGCGATTCCCAGTTGTTCGTAGAGTTCGGTTTTGGAATCGGCCAGGCCGTTGGCGATCTGCAGTTCGACGGCTCGCTTGCCGGTGACGGTTAAAAACGTATTTTCGCGAGCCTCCATCACCGGCTTGCCCTGCTGCCAGTCCTCTGCATCGGGCAACGAATCCCATTCGGCTTTGGTGTAATACCAAACGCGGCCGTCCTGTTTGTGCGTCGCTTGGAAGACCTGGACATCCTTGTGCATCATCGCTTCGGCGAGCGCTGGCGGCCGGCCGCCGGCATCGGCGACTTCGCGAATGTCGGCGACCATTTTACTGAGGATCTTTTCGGGAGCGTATTTGAACGGGCCACCCAAGATCTCTTGAGCGATCACACCGGCGTCCCCCAACATCGCGCCGGGGCGCATGATGATTTCGTCGCATCCGAGCGCTGCGATCGCTGCTCCGCTGATCGCTTGGTTTTCGACATAGGCGACCGTCTTGGCCCACTTCAGATCGCGCAGCCGCCGGGCGATATCGAAGCTAACGTCGGCAAAACCGCCGGGGCTATCGATGTCGATAATCACCACATCAACTCCCATTTCGCGAGCCTCGTCCAGCTTGCGATCCAGAAACGCACCGGTCAGCGGCGTGATCTCGCCATGCAGCGGGATCACGACAGCGGTTGCCGCCGCAGGCTTTTCGGCCGCGGGCATTTCCTCTGCCGGTTCCTGAGCCAAGCCGCTCAGCGGCGAAGCCGCAAACAGTAAGATCAGCCCGAGGCTGCGAACGATATTCCCGAACATCAGAGTCTCGCTTCCATTAATCCGCCAGTGGCAACGCGTTGTGTTTCCATTATAGGAAATCCGCCCACCCGCGTTAAAGGCTTGTTACCGTGAGATCCGAGGCGCATTTTTTGCTAAGAACATGCCATAAAGCCGTTTATTGGCCCCTGCTTAGCAGCTTCGCGCCCCCCGGCCGCTCTAGCTCGATCCGACCGACCAACCCCCTTCTGCTGGTGTGGATTGTCGCTCTCGAGCGATGCCCACTGGCTTACCCCGAAAGAGGCATCCCCCGAACGCAGATCCGCCATGCTTTGAAACCTGCACAACGTGTCTACGCAACCGCATGAAAAAACATCGCCACAACAAAACGATTG from Rosistilla oblonga includes the following:
- a CDS encoding NfeD family protein; protein product: MFGNIVRSLGLILLFAASPLSGLAQEPAEEMPAAEKPAAATAVVIPLHGEITPLTGAFLDRKLDEAREMGVDVVIIDIDSPGGFADVSFDIARRLRDLKWAKTVAYVENQAISGAAIAALGCDEIIMRPGAMLGDAGVIAQEILGGPFKYAPEKILSKMVADIREVADAGGRPPALAEAMMHKDVQVFQATHKQDGRVWYYTKAEWDSLPDAEDWQQGKPVMEARENTFLTVTGKRAVELQIANGLADSKTELYEQLGIAKEPKVLAQTAIDTLVWVLNLPLITFLLFVIGLLAIFIEFSAPGLGMGGLVSTLCFGLFFWSRFLGGTSGWLEVTLFAVGLIFIACEIFVIPGFGVPGISGFLLVLGSLVMASRNVVWPESTRDLMQLNKTLATVGASMIAFVVLAMVGSRYLLDFPLFRRIALLPPEVDDQAAAVAVGTAYSASNRPAAWEQVDVGDAGIATSPLRPAGKAAFGDELVDVITEGEFVEAGKGVKIVQKHGTRVVVRSTT